gtagaaagaagaaagccCAATGACAAAGGCAgtaaaaaattgacaaacaGATGATAAAACTATTAGGCCCaaatggcaggaataatggattaCAGGTTCATGAAATAAATAGATGGGTCTTGAAAAGGCAAATGGACTTAAAGAAGctcggaaagagagaaatagcatatCCATGGGCAGCATAtaatgtagaaaagtgagaaagggtcACCgtaggcccaaagtaatgcaaacaaaaaaaagtaaggggtTAATGGCAGACCCATGAACCCGAAGAatgagaataaggtaattgggccaggaaagcccaatgaagttagtaaaagtCCATGGGAATGCAGAGTTAGTAAAAGGGcgaaggaagcccaaagaaagcaagtggGCCAAGGATGCGCAAGAGGAAGACAAAAGGGACACAAGAGCCCATAAGTTAGAAAACCAATGGCCATACTAAGCCACTGGGGGAAAGAGTAAACGGCTGGCCTAAAGAGGTTCAACAGGATTGAGTCATTACAGTCGGAATGACAGAGTAATATGGCATGAAATAAGGGTAATCAAGAAATGGGCCGAAAGAAATGTAAGACCCAGTATCAAATAAAGCCTAGCTCCTTAAGGGAGCGGGAAATCGAAAAGCAACTCACATAAAAGTTTAAAAGGAATGGACGACAGACTATGCAGGCAAGCCTCCAGACCACCGCAGGCGAATGACCAGCAGGTAGATTTTGGACACACATGGAAAGGAGATACGTGCAAGGCTCAGGCACCACTAGCCTGTATCCAGCCAATACAGGGCATGTTAAGGTTGTGGGTTAGAGGTAAGAGgacatggtttggtggtggagagagaggaaaaatctatttttgaagtTCCGGCTtaggctcttttgggggaagtgtcctgctgggatgacatattacctaaaagaagcaagctaagttggaaccactaggtgcatgccatgagggatagggagagagaaagaaccaaACCGTAGCAGGAAACGGTGCCATGacagataaacaaacaaaatacccttCTTTGTTTGGTGATGGAGGGGTGGCACACAGACGGACTAGTGGTGGTTGGCCAGTACACCCAGACTAGACAAAGGAagttaagggctaaaacagtaaaattcGGCCATGGCAAGCACTATAAAAGGAGAACCTTGTCGTGAACAAAAAACGGAGCAACAATGGGAATCATAACTAAGAAAtaggaattcaaaaagagataccaggaaatagaaaagaaacaagtgtgagggaaagaaagaaaacaaccagaaagaaaaaatagagggagagttagaacggcaggcatgcaccagtagatggattccctctctccctcacgAAATCCTGCTCTCTGTCAAAACCAAAAGAAGCCCTTGTGCATCAACCATTTAGGTTCGTTTGCTTCAAGGTAGTTAATCTCCGCAGCAGGACTTTCCTGAGAGATTACTTGCGTTGAGAAAAAACGTTTTTTCCTCTCTGGTTTTGCTCCTATGGACCAGATTCAAACTGATTTCTTTATCTCCTGATTATCCCATACATATTACTATTTGCTCccttttgttctttcttttttgtaaaagtgattattattaCTGTGATTGTGTTTGGGATCATTTGGTCATTTCCTACTAAGTAgccagatatatatatatatatatatatatatatatattttgttattatgttTGTTTGCCACAACTTGTCTGAAACAACTTTGTCTGCCGCAAGCACGTTCCTGGCAAACCAGGCATAGTATGCGCACAAGCCAGACCAAATTGAGTTACAGTTAGACCggtcccaactcccttatcTAGAAAACTTGGGCCTAGTACAGTAGGAAGCAGCCCAACACTACTAGCACAGCCCATCACCCTACAACTTGCGATGAATTTAATGCATGAATTGGCAAGTGGAGTTTAGCAAATTGTGATGTGTAAACAAAATGATAGGTCAACAATAGAGTGGAGGATAATTGGCCACAATATCTCTCACTTTAaatgattgttcaattagaccGATGTtgattattaattttgaaaaaaaaaaaaaaaaaaaaaaaaaactgatgttTGAAGCGTTGATATTATTGAAGTCTATCAGTCATTAGGGTAAGCCATTGAAAGAAAAGGTTAATAATGGGGCTAAATGAGTAAAATGGAAATCTAAGAAAATACTTCCTAGatttattttccattaaaaaataaataatttccatatggacatttttttaaaattgattgtAATTAGGTATGTGCGTGGATCGAATTGGATTATGAATTTCTTAACATAACAATGCCTTAATATTAGTGAAGCTCGTTAGTCATTAGGGTGagcccttaaaaaaaaagaataaattaaaagaagGTTACTAATGGGTTAAGATAGCTCAAAATGGAAATCCAGGAAATTACTTCCTAGATttattgtcctttttttttaaaaaaaaaaaaaatccatgctGACGTCTTTCCTAGTTTGATTGTAGattgcaattttttctttcaatttttttttctttcttcattggataatttgataattataatgGGAGATGAGGGCTTTGAACCGTGAATATATTGGAAATATTAAGAAGTGTTAACTAATTGAAATACAAGACTCTTGactttttttaagagaatttgttttaaaatgcACGACAAATCCTCAATGATTTTCTCCATAAGATAACAAATTGGATCCATGCATTGCTGATTATCGATGCAACTAATACatgtaaaaaaatgttaataaagtGTAGGAAATGCGAGTAGGCTACTATATTTGAAAGATTTGTACTCCTTTTTCACAGTTTCACGTTCACTTTCACctgttatttaattttatttttcctctagACAATGATTAtaagaaaaaagttaattattggatattcaataattaattaaaaaattcaataattaagcaTATGCTTCAATCTAAACGCATTGAACATGTGATTTCCTAGatcatatatcatgaataatgAATTGTACACAGCGCCTAGGGTAGAACGGAAAATATAGTTGACATAATTTTCCCATTTCCTTGGTGGCTCAACTATATATTTGGGGAAAActtatttgacaaaaatatagTTATGGTACcatcaaagaaattttttttttttttggggtaaagtTGAACATAAATGAAATTAGCTGAATAAGCTATAACAAAGCTGAATTCTGTCTTGGTCtcccaaataaaaatgatagcTCATTTTCCATGTCCATGAATTTCTTAGCCTCCTTGTATACCTTCACCAAGTATCTATTAAACCTCACAATATCAAGCTTCAAATTTTGGGTCCTCATGTATACCCTCATATTACTATAATTCCCATTAACATAAGCATCTGGATTCTCTAGCACCAAGTCATTAGTCCCATATATTTCAGCTaagcttctttcttttgtttttacctTGTAGACCATGTACTCCAATCCCAAATTCTTTGCTGGCCCTTTAAAACTAATATTCGAAGGCAAATGTACCCCAATTGGCAACACTTGCACCAACACTGCCCTTGGCCTTAGGAACAACATATGTGTTAGTCCTGCACCATGAACCCCCAACATTGCATGGCTAGAGTGAACTAGCTTAAATGCCTTAGCCATACATGTGTGCGTTGTTGTTGGGTCAAGAACATTTACATCAAACCCCACTTCCTCAATTGCATTTATAActtcatttttgtttaaaattgctctACCCACGTCAAGTTTTCGAATTACAAACACAAGTTGTGGCCTATTATAAGATATAATTAGCACATCATCACCACCTTTTTTCTTGTATGAATTTTCTAGGAAAATTCGAAAATCGGTGTGGGATTTTGGGTGGTGAGGTAGTAATGTGGGATCCACAATCATGGGCCCATGTTTTATTAGCCCTATGATTGCCGATGGGAAGCAATGTGTGACTCTCTTTCTTGATATCAATGATTGGATGGTGACTGAATTGAGCAAGAATTTCAGCATACTTTTGGGGCCACCATAAATCATTGCAATCAGAGATCACAAGTATGACATCTTGATTGTAGAAGAGAGAATTGATGGTGATGAAGAGGGGAACAAACCCATCACTGAAATCATGGAAGAAGTTTCCAGTGTACCCTTCTGCACTGAATACTAAGGCTGGACTATTGTGTGTGACTTTGCATTTAGTGCTGTGTGGAGCTGAGGTGAGAGTCAACTCTTTGACTGTGCACATTGCTCCTTTGTCCCATTTTCTAGGGTATGGTCTAGTTTTCAACCATACGGGTTGTTGAGTAGAGTTGATGGGGTCCAATGCATAGAGAGTTGAGGTGATTGGTTCTAACAGTGTGGGACCATCGACTGAACACAGATCATAGTAAGCATGAGAACGGTTGCAGGTGATTTGTCCAGCTTGTTCTAATTGGCTCTGTGAAAATACGACTCTAAAGCGATTTAATtctgtcaaaaaaagaaaaaagaaaaaagaaaaaggagaagaagtaATGAATATCACTATCAATTCAACATACTTggttgattctcaaaaaaaaaaaaaaaaaaaaaaaaaaattcaacatacTATGCTCAAAATGTGACTAAAAGTGTTGGGAACATAATTTGACTTCCTATAAACCATTCTAAAAATAGGTTCATGGGGTGTGATGTTGAATCCCAtgccataaaaaaatttgagtgtgTTTTCTACATTACCAATTGATTTTGAGGTGGAGTGCTACAACTCACAATTtgacaaatggtatcagagccaaggtCATGGGTTTGAGTCGCAGTAGTGTCATTGTGAGGGAGGGATTGTTGGTGAGCCACAAGTCATCTCTttacaaccactctaaaaataGATCCATGGGGTTTGATATTGAAtaccataaaagatttgagagTATCTTTCTTATTACCAATTAGTTTTGAGATGAAGTGTCACAACTTACAGTccaaaaaaaacactcataatCAATCGTATCAAAATTAGAGTACAAAAGTTGTATTTATAGATTTCTTCATGTATTTATTATAACAGATGACTTTAGTATGGATAAATTGACTTGATTAGATgagaaaaatgacttttttattttttatttttttttattgttatacaCCAAAATTAGAAACACAAATAAGTAAAAGCATTTGGTGTCATGCATTTTGGTAGTTTTGGCAAAGAATAAGAGCATTTGTGTTATGCAAGCTTATGTGAAGCGGAACTCCAGAAGAATTTTGAGGTTTAAttcatccaaaaagaaaaaccaaaaagaaagaaagaaatagaaagtTTAAGAGGGCATATATGATATACCGAAGGGAGTCAATTCCGTACTGGAGGCTGTACTGGTTTAGCcagcggtacgatatatttcggataccgatGTACCATTTCGGGTTTactgctattttttatatttataaataaataaataaatatatatatatatatatatatttatatatatgtatgtatgtatgtatgtatgtatgtgtgtgtgtatattataataaatataaaagtttaccataaaatattt
This genomic stretch from Quercus lobata isolate SW786 chromosome 3, ValleyOak3.0 Primary Assembly, whole genome shotgun sequence harbors:
- the LOC115981372 gene encoding alpha-1,3-arabinosyltransferase XAT2-like; its protein translation is MYTGIDISTFRTGLNTGRTDHVLAIPANFIQYRPVPGVPAELNRFRVVFSQSQLEQAGQITCNRSHAYYDLCSVDGPTLLEPITSTLYALDPINSTQQPVWLKTRPYPRKWDKGAMCTVKELTLTSAPHSTKCKVTHNSPALVFSAEGYTGNFFHDFSDGFVPLFITINSLFYNQDVILVISDCNDLWWPQKPQLVFVIRKLDVGRAILNKNEVINAIEEVGFDVNVLDPTTTHTCMAKAFKLVHSSHAMLGVHGAGLTHMLFLRPRAVLVQVLPIGVHLPSNISFKGPAKNLGLEYMVYKVKTKERSLAEIYGTNDLVLENPDAYVNGNYSNMRVYMRTQNLKLDIVRFNRYLVKVYKEAKKFMDMENELSFLFGRPRQNSALL